One window of Microcoleus vaginatus PCC 9802 genomic DNA carries:
- the metH gene encoding methionine synthase yields MNSRFLDRLHHPSRPVIVFDGAMGTNLQVQNLTAEDFGGKEYEGCNEYLVHTKPEAVANVHRGFLEAGADVIETDTFGAASIVLAEYDLADKAYYLNKTAAELAKGIAAEFSTPEKPRFVAGSIGPGTKLPTLGHIDFDTLTAAFAEQAEGLYDGGVDLFIVETCQDVLQIKSALNAIEEVFKKKGARIPLMVSVTMEATGTMLVGSDISAALAILQPYPIDILGLNCATGPDRMAEHVKYLSEHSPFVVSCVPNAGLPENIGGHAHYKLTPIELKMALMRFVEDLGVQVIGGCCGTRYDHIRELAEIGKTLKPKIREITWEPSAASIYSAQPYEQENSFLIVGERLNASGSKKCRDLLNAEDWDGLVAMAREQVREGAHILDVNVDYVGRDGVRDMKELVSRVVTNATLPLMLDSTEWEKMEAGLKVAGGKCLLNSTNYEDGEPRFYQVLELAKKYGAGIVIGTIDEDGMARTADQKFAIAQRAYNAAVAYGIPAEEIFFDTLALPISTGIEEDRKNGKATIESIRRIRQELPGCHVILGVSNISFGLNPAARQVLNSMFLHEAMQAGMDSAIVSANKILPLAKIDPKHQEICRKLIYDEREFDGDICVYDPLGDLTTVFAGKTTKRDRTEDASLPVEERLKQHIIDGERIGLDIQLAKALESYPPLHIINTFLLDGMKVVGELFGSGQMQLPFVLQSAETMKAAVAYLEPHMEKSESGDNAKGTFIIATVKGDVHDIGKNLVDIILSNNGYRVINLGIKQSVDNIIEAYEKHKADCIAMSGLLVKSTAFMKENLEVFNQKGITVPVILGGAALTPKFVHEDCQNTYKGKVVYGKDAFSDLHFMDKLMPAKSAGKWEDLQGFLDEREDDNGAVKEAKAAPETSVEDAKKADTPVVIDTRRSEAVAGDIDRPTPPFWGTKLLQGEDIPFEEIFWHLDLQALVAGQWQFRKPKDQSREEYDAFLAEKVYPILEEWKHKVIAEKLLYPQAIYGYFPCQAEGNSLYLYDPEIMAGGQDVSTPAATLTFPRQKSGRRLCIADFFAPKESGKIDVFPMQVATVGEIATEYAQKLFANNQYSDYLYFHGLAVQTAEAVAEWTHARIRRELGFGSEEPDNIRDMLAQRYRGSRYSFGYPACPNMADQYKQLELLKCDRINLYMDESEQLYPEQSTTAIITYHPAAKYFSA; encoded by the coding sequence ATGAATAGCAGATTCCTCGATCGCCTCCACCACCCCTCACGCCCCGTCATCGTCTTCGACGGCGCGATGGGAACCAACCTGCAAGTCCAAAACCTCACCGCAGAAGACTTTGGCGGCAAAGAATACGAAGGTTGCAACGAATATCTCGTCCACACCAAGCCGGAAGCCGTCGCCAACGTGCACCGGGGATTCCTCGAAGCAGGGGCCGATGTCATCGAAACAGACACCTTTGGCGCCGCTTCCATCGTTCTCGCCGAATACGATTTAGCAGACAAAGCGTATTATCTCAACAAAACTGCCGCCGAACTCGCCAAGGGTATCGCCGCCGAATTTTCCACGCCAGAAAAACCGAGATTTGTCGCAGGATCGATCGGGCCAGGCACCAAATTGCCAACATTAGGACACATTGATTTTGACACTCTCACCGCCGCTTTTGCCGAACAAGCAGAAGGACTTTATGACGGTGGCGTTGACTTATTTATTGTCGAAACTTGTCAAGATGTGCTGCAAATTAAATCAGCATTAAATGCCATTGAAGAAGTATTTAAGAAAAAAGGCGCGCGGATTCCGTTAATGGTATCAGTCACAATGGAAGCCACCGGCACAATGTTAGTCGGTTCCGACATCAGCGCCGCCCTAGCCATTTTGCAGCCTTACCCGATCGACATTTTAGGCCTCAACTGCGCCACCGGGCCCGATCGCATGGCCGAACACGTCAAATACCTTTCCGAACATTCGCCCTTCGTCGTTTCCTGCGTTCCCAACGCCGGTTTACCCGAAAACATCGGCGGCCACGCGCACTACAAACTCACGCCAATAGAATTAAAAATGGCCTTGATGCGCTTTGTCGAAGACTTAGGCGTACAAGTCATCGGCGGCTGCTGCGGAACCCGCTACGATCACATCCGCGAACTAGCAGAAATTGGCAAAACTCTTAAACCCAAAATCCGCGAAATTACTTGGGAACCATCCGCCGCCTCAATTTATAGCGCCCAACCCTACGAACAAGAGAATTCCTTCTTAATTGTCGGCGAAAGACTCAACGCCAGCGGTTCCAAAAAATGCCGCGATTTGCTAAACGCCGAAGACTGGGACGGTTTAGTAGCAATGGCCAGGGAACAAGTGCGAGAAGGCGCGCACATTCTCGATGTTAACGTTGATTATGTCGGCCGCGATGGCGTGCGAGACATGAAAGAATTAGTTTCCCGCGTTGTGACTAATGCCACTCTCCCTTTAATGCTGGATTCCACAGAATGGGAAAAGATGGAAGCAGGCTTAAAAGTTGCCGGCGGCAAATGTTTGCTGAATTCCACTAACTATGAAGACGGAGAACCGCGTTTTTATCAAGTTTTAGAGTTGGCGAAAAAATACGGCGCGGGCATAGTTATCGGTACAATTGACGAAGACGGGATGGCCAGAACTGCTGACCAAAAATTTGCGATCGCCCAGCGCGCATATAACGCCGCTGTCGCCTACGGAATTCCCGCCGAGGAAATCTTTTTTGACACCCTAGCTTTGCCCATTTCCACCGGGATTGAAGAAGACAGAAAAAATGGCAAAGCTACCATCGAATCGATCCGCCGCATTCGCCAAGAATTGCCCGGTTGTCACGTAATCTTAGGAGTTTCTAACATTTCCTTCGGCTTGAATCCGGCGGCGCGGCAAGTCTTGAATTCGATGTTTTTGCACGAAGCGATGCAGGCCGGGATGGACTCGGCAATTGTCAGCGCCAATAAGATTTTGCCCCTCGCCAAAATCGACCCCAAACACCAAGAAATCTGCCGTAAACTGATTTACGACGAACGGGAGTTTGACGGGGATATTTGCGTTTACGACCCCTTGGGCGACCTGACAACGGTGTTTGCGGGCAAAACTACTAAGCGCGATCGTACAGAAGACGCAAGCCTTCCGGTAGAAGAACGCCTGAAGCAGCACATCATCGACGGCGAACGCATTGGACTAGATATCCAACTCGCCAAAGCATTAGAAAGCTATCCGCCTCTCCACATAATCAATACTTTCCTGTTAGACGGGATGAAAGTAGTCGGAGAATTGTTCGGTTCGGGACAAATGCAACTGCCATTTGTATTGCAGTCAGCAGAAACCATGAAAGCGGCAGTTGCCTATTTAGAACCGCACATGGAAAAGTCAGAATCTGGGGACAATGCCAAAGGCACATTCATCATCGCTACTGTCAAAGGCGACGTTCACGATATCGGCAAAAACTTAGTTGATATTATTTTATCAAACAACGGCTACCGAGTGATAAACTTGGGGATTAAACAGTCGGTTGACAATATCATCGAAGCTTACGAAAAGCACAAAGCCGACTGTATTGCCATGAGTGGCTTGCTGGTAAAATCCACCGCGTTCATGAAAGAGAATCTGGAAGTGTTCAACCAGAAAGGAATCACCGTTCCGGTAATTTTGGGCGGCGCAGCTTTGACTCCCAAGTTTGTACATGAAGACTGCCAAAATACCTACAAAGGTAAAGTAGTTTACGGCAAAGATGCGTTTTCTGATTTGCACTTTATGGACAAACTCATGCCAGCCAAATCTGCTGGTAAATGGGAAGACTTGCAAGGATTTTTAGATGAAAGAGAGGATGATAATGGCGCGGTTAAAGAAGCTAAAGCGGCGCCAGAAACTTCTGTAGAAGATGCCAAGAAAGCAGACACTCCTGTGGTGATAGATACCAGGCGATCCGAAGCAGTTGCAGGAGATATCGATCGCCCGACTCCTCCTTTCTGGGGAACGAAACTGTTGCAGGGAGAAGACATCCCCTTTGAGGAGATTTTCTGGCACTTAGATTTGCAAGCTTTAGTTGCCGGTCAGTGGCAGTTCCGCAAGCCAAAAGACCAATCGCGGGAAGAATACGATGCTTTCTTAGCGGAAAAAGTTTATCCGATCTTGGAAGAATGGAAACACAAAGTCATCGCCGAAAAGTTACTGTATCCCCAAGCAATTTACGGGTATTTTCCCTGTCAAGCTGAAGGCAATTCTTTGTATTTGTACGACCCAGAAATCATGGCTGGCGGGCAAGATGTATCGACACCCGCTGCAACATTGACATTTCCCCGCCAAAAATCGGGGCGCAGGCTGTGCATTGCCGACTTTTTCGCGCCCAAAGAATCGGGTAAAATCGATGTATTTCCGATGCAAGTAGCAACAGTGGGAGAAATTGCTACAGAGTACGCGCAAAAGCTATTTGCTAACAATCAATATAGCGACTATCTCTACTTTCACGGATTAGCGGTACAGACAGCGGAAGCCGTAGCAGAATGGACTCACGCGCGAATTCGGCGCGAATTGGGCTTTGGTAGCGAAGAACCGGACAACATTCGCGATATGCTAGCCCAAAGATATCGCGGTTCGCGGTACAGTTTCGGCTATCCCGCTTGTCCGAATATGGCGGATCAGTACAAGCAACTGGAATTGTTAAAGTGCGATCGTATCAACCTCTACATGGATGAAAGCGAACAACTGTATCCCGAACAATCAACAACCGCCATTATCACCTATCACCCAGCCGCCAAATACTTCAGCGCTTAA
- a CDS encoding tetratricopeptide repeat protein, giving the protein MAVYKQSLLVFSTLLVAGFAVAAPQIALSAETSVQVNPENNSNLDALLRQGRELVDLGDYSKAIAIYQEAARLDTENPRIFSGIGYLEARQGNYQASVEFYQQAIGLEPNNADFQYALGYAMANLQNYPAAATAYRRAAALDRKNVNARIGLGVVLFQQKDYSGSFKAYQEAIALDPKNWQAYSSMGLVLIQQENFASAVTVLQQAAELAPKQAGVQLKLGTALLRAGYTSEGLAAFEEAAKLEPRNPEVQLEIGELLKGQNDLDGALVAYQRAIAVRPNLVEAHAGIGQIQLEKQDFLAAITTFGRVIKLDPNRAEAYYNMGTALKARDRKSEAIEAFQQALNTYRQQGNNEGVQKAEAALQQLK; this is encoded by the coding sequence ATGGCCGTGTACAAACAAAGTCTCTTGGTATTCAGTACGCTGTTAGTAGCAGGATTCGCGGTCGCTGCGCCGCAGATAGCGCTCTCAGCAGAAACATCTGTTCAAGTCAACCCTGAAAATAATTCAAATTTAGATGCTCTGCTGCGACAAGGGCGCGAGTTGGTAGATTTAGGAGACTACAGTAAGGCGATCGCCATTTATCAGGAAGCAGCACGTTTAGATACGGAAAACCCCCGCATTTTTTCTGGTATTGGCTATTTAGAAGCGCGTCAAGGCAACTATCAAGCCTCAGTGGAATTTTACCAACAAGCGATCGGTCTGGAACCGAACAATGCTGACTTCCAATACGCCTTAGGATATGCTATGGCGAATTTGCAAAACTATCCCGCAGCAGCCACAGCTTACCGCCGCGCCGCTGCGCTCGATCGCAAAAATGTCAATGCCCGGATCGGTCTCGGAGTGGTACTCTTTCAGCAAAAAGATTACAGCGGTTCTTTTAAAGCATACCAAGAGGCGATCGCCCTCGATCCGAAAAATTGGCAAGCTTATTCTTCAATGGGTTTAGTATTGATCCAGCAGGAAAATTTTGCCAGTGCAGTTACCGTGCTCCAACAAGCAGCCGAACTCGCTCCCAAACAAGCCGGTGTCCAGTTAAAATTAGGCACTGCTTTGCTGCGTGCCGGCTATACTTCCGAAGGGCTAGCAGCTTTTGAAGAAGCTGCCAAATTGGAGCCCCGGAATCCAGAAGTGCAGTTAGAAATTGGCGAACTTCTCAAGGGTCAAAACGACTTAGACGGAGCGCTGGTAGCTTATCAGCGGGCTATTGCGGTGCGACCAAATTTAGTGGAAGCACACGCAGGAATCGGGCAAATTCAACTGGAAAAACAAGATTTTTTAGCAGCCATTACCACTTTTGGGCGAGTGATAAAGCTCGATCCAAACAGAGCCGAAGCTTATTACAATATGGGTACGGCACTCAAAGCGCGCGATCGCAAATCCGAAGCAATTGAAGCTTTTCAACAAGCCCTCAACACTTACCGCCAGCAAGGCAACAATGAGGGTGTACAAAAAGCTGAGGCGGCGCTCCAGCAACTAAAGTAA
- a CDS encoding NAD(P)/FAD-dependent oxidoreductase translates to MQTYDVIIIGAGHNGLVCASYLLKAGYTVLLLEKRSVPGGAATTEAAIPELPDFKFNMCAIDHEFIHLGPVVEELELEKHGLEYLFCDPVAFCPHPDGKYFLAHKSVEKTCAEIARYNERDAKKYAEYTDFWQRALGAMVPMFNAPPKSLIDIAGNYDIAKLKDLFSVIGSPDKTLDFIRTMLTSAEDLLNEWFDEEFIKAPLARFAAELGAPPSQKTLAVGAIMLAMRHNPGMARPRGGTGALVQALLNVVKSYSGVVLTDQHVEKILVDDGRAVGVRVANGTEYRATKGVISNIDAKRLFLHLMDSSDVDSADPDLRERLERKIVNNNETILKIDLALNEMPKFERWNHRDEYLIGSVLIADSVRHVEISHSEPSIGRIPDSDPSMYVVFPTVLDPSMAPPGHHTAWIEFFAPYMIENAEGTGQHGTGWTDELKNKVADRCIDKLAEYAPNIKNSIIGRHVESPAELGERLGALKGNYYHVDMTLDQMIFFRPLPELANYKTPIDGLFLTGAGTHPGGSISGMPGRNTARVFMHSQQPFAQTLADAANTLKAKGKSVFRSNEK, encoded by the coding sequence ATGCAAACGTATGACGTGATTATCATAGGAGCCGGTCACAACGGACTGGTCTGCGCCTCTTATCTCCTCAAAGCGGGATATACCGTCCTGTTGTTAGAAAAACGTTCGGTTCCCGGCGGCGCGGCAACTACTGAAGCTGCGATTCCCGAATTGCCGGATTTTAAATTCAATATGTGCGCGATCGACCACGAATTTATCCATTTAGGGCCAGTTGTAGAAGAATTAGAACTGGAAAAACACGGTTTAGAATATCTTTTCTGCGATCCAGTTGCCTTTTGTCCGCATCCCGACGGCAAATATTTCTTAGCGCACAAATCTGTAGAAAAAACTTGTGCTGAAATTGCCCGCTACAACGAGCGCGATGCTAAAAAATATGCCGAATATACAGACTTTTGGCAGCGGGCTTTAGGTGCGATGGTTCCGATGTTTAATGCGCCACCAAAATCCCTCATAGATATTGCAGGCAACTACGATATTGCCAAACTAAAAGATTTATTTTCAGTGATCGGTTCCCCCGACAAAACGCTGGACTTTATTCGCACGATGCTCACCAGCGCTGAAGACCTTCTCAACGAGTGGTTTGACGAGGAATTTATCAAAGCACCTCTAGCAAGATTCGCCGCAGAACTCGGCGCGCCTCCTTCGCAAAAAACTCTGGCTGTAGGCGCAATTATGCTGGCAATGAGGCACAATCCCGGCATGGCAAGACCGCGCGGAGGGACTGGTGCATTAGTGCAAGCGCTGCTTAATGTAGTGAAAAGTTACTCGGGTGTGGTACTTACCGACCAGCACGTCGAGAAAATATTAGTTGATGACGGTCGCGCTGTGGGAGTTCGAGTTGCCAACGGCACGGAATACCGCGCTACAAAAGGTGTCATTTCTAATATTGATGCTAAGCGCTTGTTTCTGCACTTAATGGACTCCAGCGATGTTGACAGTGCCGACCCGGATTTGCGGGAAAGATTGGAGCGCAAAATTGTTAACAACAACGAGACTATTCTCAAAATAGACTTAGCTCTAAATGAAATGCCCAAGTTTGAGCGCTGGAATCATCGGGACGAATATTTAATCGGGTCGGTTTTAATTGCAGACTCGGTGAGACACGTTGAAATTTCTCACAGCGAGCCTTCAATCGGCAGAATTCCCGACTCTGACCCATCGATGTATGTAGTGTTTCCGACGGTACTAGACCCGTCAATGGCTCCCCCCGGACATCATACGGCTTGGATTGAATTTTTTGCTCCTTACATGATCGAAAATGCTGAAGGAACCGGCCAGCACGGTACGGGTTGGACGGATGAGCTGAAAAACAAAGTTGCCGATCGCTGCATCGATAAATTAGCAGAATACGCGCCAAATATCAAAAATTCAATTATAGGGCGCCACGTGGAGAGTCCGGCGGAGTTGGGAGAGCGTTTGGGCGCTTTGAAGGGGAATTATTATCACGTTGACATGACGTTGGATCAGATGATATTTTTCCGTCCTTTACCGGAGTTGGCGAATTACAAAACACCGATCGACGGTTTGTTTCTGACGGGGGCGGGAACGCATCCGGGCGGATCGATTTCCGGTATGCCGGGACGCAATACGGCTCGCGTTTTCATGCACTCGCAGCAGCCTTTCGCGCAGACTTTGGCAGATGCGGCTAATACTCTGAAAGCGAAGGGTAAGTCGGTATTTCGGAGTAATGAGAAGTAA